In one Chelmon rostratus isolate fCheRos1 chromosome 7, fCheRos1.pri, whole genome shotgun sequence genomic region, the following are encoded:
- the her13 gene encoding hairy-related 13 — MAPSARPSNTVLDMEEDESYYGVQKADRKTRKPLVEKKRRARINESLQELRTLLADTDFHSKMENAEVLEVTVKKVEDILKNRTQETAALNREASERFAAGYIQCMHEVHMFVSSCPGIDATVAAELLNHLLECMPLNEDHLQDVLMDLITDTSGSNGSTWHGGGEALCSTLASPGGRSLSSGSSSALSPAPSTTSSEDLCSDLDETDSEHNQSSSEGLENREALSMPTMTYPRSMWRPW; from the exons ATGGCCCCGTCGGCTCGGCCCAGCAACACCGTGCTTGATATGGAGGAAGATGAGTCCTACTACGGGGTTCAGAAAGCGGACAGAAAG ACGCGGAAACCTCtggtggagaagaagaggcGAGCGCGCATCAATGAGAGTTTGCAGGAGCTGCGGACTTTGCTGGCAGACACAGAC TTTCACTCCAAGATGGAGAACGCCGAGGTGCTGGAGGTGACGGTGAAAAAGGTGGAGGACATACTGAAGAACCGAACCCAAG aaacagcagcactcaaCCGGGAAGCCAGCGAGAGGTTTGCGGCCGGCTACATCCAGTGCATGCACGAGGTCCAcatgtttgtgtccagctgTCCTGGGATAGATGCAACAGTGGCAGCGGAGCTCCTCAACCATCTTCTGGAGTGCATGCCCCTGAACGAGGATCACCTCCAGGATGTGCTCATGGATCTAATCACTGACACGTCTGGGAGTAACGGCAGCACTTGGCACGGAGGCGGCGAGGCGCTCTGCTCGACTCTGGCTTCGCCTGGAGGAAGGAGCCTGTCCAGCGGCTCGTCCTCGGCCCTCTCCCCGGCCCCCTCCACCACGTCCAGCGAGGACCTGTGCTCCGACCTGGACGAGACAGACAGCGAGCACAACCAGAGCTCCAGTGAGGGCTTGGAGAACAGGGAGGCTCTGAGCATGCCCACCATGACCTACCCACGGTCAATGTGGAGACCCTGGTAG
- the her8.2 gene encoding hairy-related 8.2: MTASSMAHNVAKHPSAKEERKLRKPLIERKRRERINNCLDQLKETVIGAFRLDQSKLEKADILEMTVKHLQNIQSNKLNDPTLGLEAQQKYSTGYIQCMHEVHNMLLTCDWMDKTLGSRLLNHLLKSLPRSTDEHPLQPTPRQDGPPPAGQDTGLPGTPLRGDPLAGRQLQREGSTCHVAGHRERPALHSSHLGMLEMWRPW; the protein is encoded by the exons ATGACTGCTTCATCCATGGCGCACAACGTGGCGAAACATCCCAGTGccaaggaggagagaaag CTGAGGAAGCCGCTCATTGAGAGGAAACGGCGAGAGAGGATAAACAATTGTTTGGATCAGCTGAAAGAGACTGTGATCGGAGCGTTCAGACTCGAT CAATCCAAGCTGGAAAAGGCCGACATTCTAGAGATGACAGTGAAGCATCTGCAAAACATCCAGAGTAATAAACTCAACG acCCCACACTAGGCCTGGAGGCCCAGCAGAAATACAGCACAGGGTACATCCAGTGCATGCACGAGGTCCACAACATGCTCCTCACCTGCGACTGGATGGACAAAACTCTGGGCTCCCGCCTGCTCAACCACCTCCTCAAGTCCCTGCCAAGGTCCACCGATGAGCACCCCCTCCAGCCCACACCCAGGCAAGACGGCCCTCCTCCAGCTGGCCAAGACACGGGGCTCCCCGGCACACCCCTAAGAGGAGACCCCCTGGCCGGCAGGCAGCTCCAGAGAGAAGGGTCCACCTGCCACGTGGCTGGGCACAGAGAGAGACCGGCACTCCACAGCTCCCACCTGGGGATGCTGGAGATGTGGAGGCCCTGGTGA